A stretch of DNA from Hemitrygon akajei chromosome 4, sHemAka1.3, whole genome shotgun sequence:
CATTGTTGTTGCCAAAGACACACTCAGGCATACTATGATTATAGACCATGTCATATGACAATCAAAAAAGGAACGTTTAGTATTTTGCACCAGCTGTCCCCTGTGAGTTAGAGGGGAATCACATACATAATTTTGTGGTTTGTCCAACAGTTGTACTCTTTTGTATTGATTCATAAAAAGGAGGAATTCACATGAACAAATATAATTATTTTTTCCAGCCTCCAAAGATTCCAGCTCAATAAACACCATCAGTGCTTCGCTTGTCAGCGAGGTGAGTTTATTGCTACTGATCTTCAGAAGCCTCATCTTTGGTAAATTGCTATTGGCTGGTAAACTTTTAAATTTATTATTGGACACATCTAGAGTCTTGAGAGAAGGCAGACTAACTACAAAACTGCTGATGTCATTGTTACTTAAATCTAATATCTCAACAGTTGGGGGGAGACACTGTGATATGCTTTGTATATTACAACTTGAAAGATTCAAAAATTGCAGATTTTTTGGCCACTTACATGTTGCACCGTTTTCACTGAAGCTATTTTGGCTCAAATCCAAATGGGTAAGGGTTGAAAGTGTCGATAGTTTTGCACTTGTCGAACTGAGGGATCTTAATATGTTCTTTCTCAGAATAAGGTAATGTAGCATCGGATAAGCTCCAGAACAAGCCATTTCTTGCATTATTCTGTCATTCAGCAAATTTTGTGTTAAATCAAGATACTCTACACTTTTAAAATTTGTGGATACATGACAAGGCACCATAAATATATTTAGTTTTGTCAATGTAGCTCTTTTAATGGATTGCAATACTGGACTAATACCTGAAAGATCATAAAACTGATAAAAGTGTTTAATGGATATATTATTCAACGTTAATGAATGAAATGAGTTGCTTTTTACATCGTCTATCTTGGACCATTTCCCAGTTCCTGAAAGCACACAGTCCTTCACAACTATTTCtgatatttttgtgttttttatccATTTTATAAAGTTAAATACAGTTTCATCAGTAAGAAAAGTGTTTTTGAAAGTGAATTTCCTGAATGACGAATTGCGTGGAACAGAAAACAGCCGACTGTCACCATTGTCAGGAAATGTTAAATCTCTCAGCTCTAAGTGGGTGGTGCATCCTGACAAATCTACAAGAATCTGCCGAGCTTGGCCTGTCTTATTCAGAAATATGTTATGTAAACTTAAAACAGCATGGCTTATGTTTCTGAAATAACTGAAAGTTCCTTGTTGATATGAAGCCAAATTATTTG
This window harbors:
- the tlr2 gene encoding toll-like receptor 2, producing MRKMRASSQCLLLVCLFLPATFSEDDKSYNTCQRCIPHNYCNCSSMKLENIPLVSEKVLTFDLSFNNISEINNTDFIIYRDLERLLLQSNQIQSITDHAFQFNTEVECLDLSDNLLTKVTLNWFKQFYKLHYLNLSGNRYTTLGSQRIFSSLSRLQWLEFGNPFLSHLAKDDFVGITHLDEFVLTANNLASYQQGTFSYFRNISHAVLSLHNIFLNKTGQARQILVDLSGCTTHLELRDLTFPDNGDSRLFSVPRNSSFRKFTFKNTFLTDETVFNFIKWIKNTKISEIVVKDCVLSGTGKWSKIDDVKSNSFHSLTLNNISIKHFYQFYDLSGISPVLQSIKRATLTKLNIFMVPCHVSTNFKSVEYLDLTQNLLNDRIMQEMACSGAYPMLHYLILRKNILRSLSSTSAKLSTLSTLTHLDLSQNSFSENGATCKWPKNLQFLNLSSCNIQSISQCLPPTVEILDLSNNDISSFVVSLPSLKTLDVSNNKFKSLPANSNLPKMRLLKISSNKLTSLTSEALMVFIELESLEAGKNNYICSCEFLLFMNQYKRVQLLDKPQNYVCDSPLTHRGQLVQNTKRSFFDCHMTWSIIIVCLSVSLATTMAGMACYKYHGIWYLQMTWAWLRAKRKPKKVMSNDICYDAFVSYSDMDSDWVENSLVRELESVNPPLALCLHKRDFIPGKWIIDNIIESIEKSRKTLFVLSQHFVQSEWCKYELDYTHFRLFDENNDSAILVLLEKIPKETIPQRFCKLRKLMNTKTYLEWSQDEEEQQIFWFNLKVALKDDNVNESINL